One part of the Eucalyptus grandis isolate ANBG69807.140 chromosome 10, ASM1654582v1, whole genome shotgun sequence genome encodes these proteins:
- the LOC108958367 gene encoding germin-like protein subfamily 1 member 7: protein MKFLPISLLILALATATSFAYDPSPLQDFCVAINDPKVFVNGKFCKDPKQVTADDFLFKGFRYPGNTVNPLGSKVTPAFVDQLPGLNTLGISMARIDFAPGGLNPPHTHPRGSEILVVAEGTLLVGFVTSNQLNNTFFTKVLYKGDVFVFPIGLIHFQLNIGKTPALAFAALSSQNPGVITIANSVFGSKPPISADVLTKAFQVDKKVVDYLQAQFWYDNN, encoded by the exons ATGAAGTTTCTTCCAATTAGCCTTCTCATCTTGGCTCTAGCAACTGCCACCAGTTTTGCATATGACCCGAGTCCTCTTCAAGACTTCTGTGTGGCCATCAATGACCCAAAAG TATTTGTGAACGGAAAGTTTTGCAAGGACCCAAAACAAGTTACAGCAGATGATTTCCTCTTTAAGGGGTTTAGATATCCTGGGAATACTGTGAACCCGCTCGGATCGAAAGTCACACCTGCTTTCGTCGACCAACTTCCAGGACTTAACACTTTGGGCATTTCCATGGCTCGTATTGACTTCGCTCCGGGTGGCCTGAATCCTCCCCACACTCACCCTCGTGGGTCCGAGATTCTGGTTGTCGCTGAGGGCACACTGCTTGTCGGCTTCGTCACATCCAACCAATTAAACAACACCTTCTTCACCAAAGTGTTGTACAAAGGGGATGTGTTTGTGTTCCCAATTGGTCTCATCCACTTCCAGCTGAACATTGGAAAGACCCCTGCGCTGGCCTTTGCTGCTCTGAGCAGCCAGAACCCAGGAGTGATTACCATTGCTAATTCAGTGTTCGGATCGAAGCCACCCATTTCGGCCGATGTTCTCACCAAGGCCTTCCAAGTGGATAAGAAGGTTGTTGACTACCTTCAGGCGCAATTTTGGTATGACAACAATTAG
- the LOC104439371 gene encoding germin-like protein subfamily 1 member 7: protein MKFLPTSLLILALATAAAFAFDPSPLQDFCVAINDPEVFVNGKFCKDPKQVTADDFLFKGFRYPGNTANPLGSKVTPAFVDQFPGLNTLGISMARIDFALGGLNPPHTHPRGTEVLVVTEGTLLVSFVTSNQLNNTLFTKVLYKGDVFVFPIGLIHFQLNIGKTPALAFAALSSQNPGVITIANAVFGSKPPISADVLTKAFQVDKKVVDYLQAQFWYDNN from the exons ATGAAGTTCCTTCCAACTAGCCTTCTCATCTTGGCTCTAGCAACCGCCGCCGCTTTTGCCTTTGACCCAAGTCCTCTTCAGGACTTCTGTGTGGCCATCAATGACCCCGAAG TATTTGTGAATGGGAAGTTCTGCAAGGATCCAAAACAAGTCACAGCAGATGATTTTCTCTTCAAGGGGTTCAGATACCCAGGGAATACCGCAAACCCACTCGGATCAAAAGTCACGCCCGCTTTCGTCGACCAATTTCCAGGACTCAACACTCTTGGTATTTCCATGGCTCGTATTGATTTTGCTCTAGGTGGCCTGAACCCTCCCCACACTCACCCTCGTGGGACCGAGGTTCTGGTTGTCACTGAGGGCACACTACTTGTCAGCTTCGTCACGTCCAACCAATTAAACAACACCCTCTTCACCAAAGTGTTGTACAAAGGGGATGTGTTTGTGTTCCCAATCGGTCTCATCCACTTCCAGCTGAACATTGGAAAGACCCCTGCGCTGGCCTTTGCTGCTCTGAGCAGCCAGAACCCAGGAGTCATTACCATTGCTAATGCAGTATTCGGATCAAAGCCACCCATTTCGGCTGATGTTCTCACAAAGGCCTTCCAAGTGGACAAGAAGGTTGTTGACTATCTACAAGCACAGTTTTGGTATGACAACAATTAA